One window of the Agrobacterium larrymoorei genome contains the following:
- a CDS encoding TetR/AcrR family transcriptional regulator C-terminal domain-containing protein, producing the protein MAIGRERIVDEALLLLNEVGIDKLSTRKLAERLGVQQPALYWHFRNKSELLDAINSEMLLRYHHDRLPKPGQDWVAFTLANARSVRKALLTMRDGARLTAGTRPSVADFADAEKVLQLYVDAGFSAKEAFGIAICVTRYVVGYVLEEQGEQERERIDRDLPKADFDADIAPFPLLTDALETCREVGTVNTEAVFESGLGYLVAGLQETLRRKQSV; encoded by the coding sequence ATGGCGATTGGACGCGAGCGCATTGTCGATGAGGCTCTGCTGCTGCTGAATGAAGTGGGGATAGACAAGCTATCCACGCGAAAGCTTGCGGAGCGGCTGGGGGTTCAGCAGCCGGCACTCTACTGGCATTTCCGCAACAAGTCGGAATTGCTGGATGCGATCAACTCGGAGATGCTGCTGCGCTATCATCACGATCGCCTGCCCAAACCAGGCCAGGACTGGGTGGCATTTACCCTAGCCAATGCCCGCAGCGTCCGCAAAGCGTTGCTGACTATGCGCGATGGCGCGCGATTGACCGCAGGCACACGACCATCCGTCGCCGATTTTGCCGATGCGGAAAAGGTACTGCAACTCTATGTCGATGCGGGTTTTTCGGCCAAAGAGGCCTTCGGTATCGCCATCTGCGTGACGCGCTATGTAGTGGGTTATGTTCTTGAAGAACAGGGAGAGCAGGAGCGTGAACGGATCGACCGCGACCTGCCAAAAGCTGATTTCGATGCAGACATTGCGCCGTTTCCCTTGCTGACCGACGCTCTAGAAACCTGTCGGGAGGTCGGGACGGTCAACACCGAAGCTGTGTTCGAGAGCGGGCTTGGTTATCTTGTGGCAGGTTTGCAGGAAACGTTGCGGCGTAAGCAATCAGTGTGA
- the tet(30) gene encoding tetracycline efflux MFS transporter Tet(30): MNKALIVILATVALDAIGAGLIFPILPDLLHEVTGGNDFGFLYGLMLAVFAIMQFVFSPVLGALSDRFGRRPVLLLSLAGTLIDYLVMGLSPLGWVLVVGRAVAGITSANMAVASAYITDITPADQRAQRFGTIGAVMSTGFIIGPVIGGVMGAWWLRSPFLVAALFNGLNFLVALFVLPESRSANETRFELKELNPLRPLLWLWNFKELLPLVIVFVVFGLVAAIPGTIWVLYGAERFGWDSVHLGLSLSVFGVSGALAQAFLVGPLSRRFGDLGTLMIGVAFDMLAYVLMAFATQSWMGYAVAPLFALGGVAMPALQSLATSHVSDEQQGQLQGVLASLMSLAGIAGPVLTTALFFSTQTVWIGTTWMVGAALYLLASPLFARVKVPKPVGEYQRETRV; encoded by the coding sequence ATGAACAAGGCCCTCATCGTTATTCTCGCAACCGTTGCGCTCGATGCGATCGGTGCTGGTCTGATCTTCCCCATTCTTCCCGATCTCTTGCATGAAGTAACGGGAGGAAACGACTTCGGATTTCTCTATGGGCTCATGCTGGCAGTCTTCGCCATCATGCAATTTGTCTTCTCGCCGGTTCTGGGCGCGCTCAGCGATCGGTTCGGGCGGCGTCCGGTTTTGCTGCTTTCTCTGGCTGGAACTCTCATCGATTACCTCGTCATGGGCCTTTCACCACTCGGCTGGGTGTTGGTGGTGGGCAGAGCGGTCGCTGGCATAACCAGTGCCAATATGGCGGTGGCGAGCGCTTATATTACCGACATAACCCCGGCCGATCAGCGTGCGCAGCGGTTTGGCACGATTGGCGCGGTGATGAGCACGGGCTTCATCATTGGCCCGGTCATCGGGGGTGTGATGGGTGCCTGGTGGCTGCGCTCGCCCTTCCTTGTGGCGGCGCTGTTCAATGGGCTCAATTTTCTCGTCGCACTGTTCGTTTTGCCGGAAAGCCGGTCAGCGAACGAAACCAGGTTCGAGCTGAAAGAACTCAACCCCTTGCGACCTTTGCTCTGGCTGTGGAATTTCAAAGAACTCCTGCCGCTTGTTATCGTCTTCGTGGTGTTCGGTCTTGTCGCCGCCATACCAGGGACGATCTGGGTCCTCTACGGTGCCGAGCGGTTTGGGTGGGATTCCGTTCATCTCGGCCTGTCGCTATCGGTTTTCGGCGTTAGTGGCGCACTGGCCCAGGCCTTCCTTGTCGGGCCGTTATCGCGCCGCTTCGGCGACCTCGGGACCTTGATGATCGGCGTCGCCTTCGACATGTTGGCCTATGTTCTGATGGCCTTCGCCACCCAAAGTTGGATGGGGTATGCCGTGGCACCGCTCTTTGCACTCGGGGGTGTTGCGATGCCGGCGCTACAGTCGCTGGCAACCAGCCATGTGAGCGATGAGCAACAGGGACAGTTACAGGGTGTTTTGGCGAGCCTGATGAGTCTTGCCGGTATCGCCGGACCGGTTCTGACGACCGCCTTGTTCTTTTCAACCCAAACCGTCTGGATCGGCACGACATGGATGGTGGGAGCCGCGCTCTACCTTCTGGCGTCACCGCTTTTTGCGAGGGTAAAGGTGCCGAAGCCTGTGGGCGAATATCAGCGCGAGACGCGCGTTTGA